The following coding sequences lie in one Miscanthus floridulus cultivar M001 chromosome 9, ASM1932011v1, whole genome shotgun sequence genomic window:
- the LOC136481962 gene encoding flavonoid O-methyltransferase-like protein Os11g0303600, translating into MASQASNVVRPSDAELLQAQADLWRVSLSYLTPMSLRCAVELGIPTVILRHGGAASPADLITALSLPSAKLPFLRRLLRLLAVAGVFAVDKTTAEERYCINPVSYLLVDGIPHEVHINHTSLVLACTSTRYLEAAIGLAEWFKKDVVTPPFEELHGAALFHESLESLDPDYHNTVNEALDAHDNFGIEIALREFRDLFEGIQSMTYCCGTSGDDKFARAIVKAFPHIKCTVLAPPKMTATKPADGVMINYVEGDMFNFIPPAQTVMLKLVLHHWTDEDCVKILAQCRKAIPSQEDGGKVIVGDIVIDYSGPMLETHLLMDIGMMTMTKGRQRDENEFREIFMKAGFSDYKILKKFGARVAFEVYP; encoded by the exons ATGGCTTCTCAGGCTTCCAATGTAGTCCGCCCTAGCGACGCCGAGCTACTGCAGGCACAAGCCGACCTATGGCGGGTCAGCCTCTCCTACCTGACGCCCATGTCACTGAGGTGCGCCGTGGAGCTTGGCATCCCCACGGTGATCCTCCGCCATGGCGGGGCTGCCTCACCCGCCGACCTGATCACCGCGCTGTCTCTCCCCTCCGCCAAGCTGCCGTTCCTTCGTCGCCTGCTGCGGCTCTTGGCCGTGGCGGGCGTGTTCGCTGTCGACAAGACCACGGCGGAGGAGAGGTACTGCATCAACCCCGTGTCCTACCTCCTGGTCGACGGCATCCCTCACGAGGTGCACATCAACCACACCTCTCTGGTGCTCGCCTGCACCTCGACGCGCTACCTGGAAGCGGCGATAGGGTTAGCTGAGTGGTTCAAGAAGGACGTGGTGACGCCGCCATTCGAGGAGCTGCATGGGGCGGCTCTGTTCCATGAGAGCTTGGAGAGCCTCGACCCAGATTACCACAATACGGTAAATGAAGCCTTGGACGCCCACGACAACTTTGGGATTGAGATCGCACTGCGGGAGTTCAGGGACTTGTTTGAGGGGATTCAGTCGATGACCTACTGCTGTGGTACCTCTGGTGATGACAAGTTTGCCAGGGCCATTGTCAAGGCCTTCCCACACATAAAATGCACTGTGCTGGCCCCTCCAAAGATGACTGCCACCAAACCGGCTGATGGTGTCATGATAAACTATGTTGAAGGTGACATGTTCAACTTCATTCCTCCCGCTCAAACTGTGATGCTAAAG CTTGTGCTGCACCACTGGACTGATGAGGACTGCGTGAAGATCCTGGCTCAATGCCGGAAGGCGATTCCTTCACAAGAGGATGGCGGAAAAGTTATCGTTGGTGATATTGTGATTGACTACTCTGGGCCTATGTTAGAAACTCACCTCTTAATGGACATTGGCATGATGACCATGACAAAAGGACGCCAACGGGATGAAAATGAATTTCGTGAGATCTTCATGAAAGCAGGGTTCAGCGACTAtaagattctaaagaaatttgGAGCTCGTGTTGCCTTCGAAGTGTATCCGTAA